One window of Tepidanaerobacter acetatoxydans Re1 genomic DNA carries:
- a CDS encoding transketolase family protein, which produces MTKIATREAYGEALAEIGEEIKDIVVLDADLSGSTKTAVFAKKYPERFFNIGIAEQDLMGTAAGLATCGKIPFASTFAIFATGRAFEQVRNSICYPKLNVKIAATHAGLTVGEDGATHQSIEDLALMRTLPNMTVINPADAVEAKKAVRAAAVHEGPVYLRFGRLAVETIFEEDSEFEIGKGKILREGNDVAIIATGIMVGEALKAAEILENSGLKAMVINIHTLKPIDEEIILKAAECGAIITAEEHTIIGGLGSAVAEVLAEKKPTPIKRIGIKDKFGQSGKPEELLKLYNLTAEDIVKAAKEIKR; this is translated from the coding sequence ATGACCAAGATTGCAACTCGAGAAGCCTATGGAGAGGCCTTGGCCGAGATAGGCGAAGAGATAAAAGATATTGTAGTCTTAGATGCTGACCTTTCGGGTTCTACTAAGACAGCCGTTTTTGCAAAAAAATATCCGGAGCGATTTTTTAATATAGGTATAGCAGAACAAGATTTAATGGGTACTGCAGCAGGGCTTGCAACTTGCGGCAAAATACCGTTTGCCAGCACTTTTGCAATATTTGCTACCGGAAGAGCATTTGAGCAGGTTAGAAATTCAATATGTTATCCAAAGCTAAATGTAAAAATTGCAGCGACACATGCCGGTCTAACTGTGGGCGAAGATGGAGCTACACATCAGTCTATCGAAGATTTAGCTCTTATGCGGACATTGCCGAATATGACAGTAATAAATCCGGCCGATGCTGTTGAAGCAAAAAAAGCAGTGAGAGCTGCGGCTGTTCATGAAGGTCCGGTTTATCTCCGCTTTGGCAGATTGGCAGTAGAAACTATATTTGAAGAGGATTCTGAGTTTGAAATAGGTAAGGGCAAAATCCTCAGAGAAGGAAATGATGTAGCCATAATAGCTACGGGGATAATGGTGGGAGAAGCTTTAAAGGCTGCAGAAATTCTTGAAAACAGCGGCTTAAAAGCAATGGTAATAAATATTCATACATTAAAACCAATTGATGAAGAAATAATTTTAAAGGCTGCAGAATGCGGTGCGATTATCACTGCTGAGGAACATACCATTATCGGTGGGCTAGGCAGTGCGGTAGCCGAAGTCCTAGCCGAGAAAAAGCCAACACCCATAAAAAGAATAGGAATAAAAGATAAATTCGGCCAGTCAGGCAAGCCTGAAGAATTGTTAAAACTGTATAACCTGACGGCAGAAGATATAGTAAAAGCCGCAAAAGAAATAAAAAGATAA
- a CDS encoding transketolase, whose amino-acid sequence MSISCETINELNSKARIIRRHIVEMIAEAGSGHPGGSLSSADIVTALYFHVMNVDPQNPHWPERDRFVLSKGHAAPLLYAVLAEKGFFPKEELLTLRKTGSMLQGHPDMKSTPGLDMTTGSLGQGLSAANGMALAAKLDKKSYRVYVVMGDGELEEGQIWEAAMTSAHYKLDNLTAFVDHNGLQIDGPIQKVMSPENIHEKFKAFGWNVIDIDGHDMKQILEAVEEAKTVKSRPTVVVAKTVKGKGVPFMENQVGWHGKAPSPEQVKEALNSI is encoded by the coding sequence ATGAGTATATCTTGTGAAACTATCAATGAACTTAACTCTAAAGCACGTATTATTCGCCGCCATATTGTCGAAATGATTGCTGAAGCGGGTTCGGGTCATCCCGGTGGGTCATTATCAAGTGCAGATATTGTTACTGCACTGTACTTTCATGTAATGAATGTAGACCCTCAAAATCCTCATTGGCCGGAAAGAGATAGGTTTGTCTTATCTAAAGGCCATGCGGCTCCGCTTCTATATGCAGTCTTGGCAGAAAAGGGATTTTTCCCAAAAGAAGAACTACTAACCCTCAGAAAGACAGGTTCCATGCTTCAAGGGCATCCTGACATGAAATCAACTCCGGGCCTAGACATGACTACAGGCTCTTTAGGTCAAGGCTTATCAGCTGCAAACGGTATGGCACTTGCGGCAAAATTGGATAAAAAATCCTATAGGGTATATGTAGTTATGGGCGATGGTGAGCTTGAAGAAGGTCAGATTTGGGAAGCAGCCATGACTTCAGCACATTACAAATTAGATAATTTGACGGCTTTTGTGGACCATAACGGTTTACAAATAGATGGTCCTATTCAAAAAGTAATGTCGCCGGAAAACATACATGAGAAGTTTAAAGCTTTTGGTTGGAATGTAATCGATATAGACGGGCATGATATGAAGCAGATTCTTGAGGCTGTTGAGGAAGCTAAGACCGTAAAAAGCAGACCGACTGTCGTAGTTGCGAAAACAGTAAAAGGTAAGGGCGTGCCTTTTATGGAAAATCAGGTAGGTTGGCACGGGAAAGCTCCCTCTCCTGAACAGGTAAAAGAGGCTTTGAATTCTATATAA
- a CDS encoding amidohydrolase family protein: MLLWDLVIKNGHILTMDSPREQYKSVLIKNGIISDIVDNETAETLDAREVIDATGLVVMPALIDCHTHLCEYATEGVHHIRGKSQTIAAISNYLDCLKSGITTIGDHHLGHPVLAAPLELLKDTAQNTVLNIKFAAGMCCLGTEPLAYTSSLRPGGNLTLDDLDNSHFARLAVESEFPGENIFITATVANLPCHLVPNGGKRIFDSEDIFKIVNIFHLLGKKIGAHIEGAENIQLFIDAGGDVVHHGHGANNGQFDEMARKNIFLVATPHGGTSSSPNTPEDIYNALNAGVTTAIATDSYLPVHAKAVGLDDIKMVGPKDFLNICKPTFEYLNKHGVAKADCLKMITMNAAQIMGLEAEIGSITKLKRADIILCKGLPVFDFTDTESITTVIKDGLIEFNRC; this comes from the coding sequence ATGCTGTTGTGGGACTTAGTTATTAAGAATGGTCATATACTAACTATGGATTCCCCTCGGGAGCAGTATAAATCTGTATTGATTAAAAATGGAATTATTTCAGATATTGTTGATAATGAAACGGCTGAAACCCTTGATGCCCGTGAAGTAATAGACGCTACCGGCTTAGTTGTAATGCCGGCACTGATAGATTGCCATACACATTTATGCGAATACGCCACCGAAGGAGTTCATCACATCAGGGGTAAATCCCAAACAATAGCCGCTATATCAAATTACCTCGATTGCTTGAAAAGCGGTATTACCACAATAGGTGATCATCACCTGGGTCACCCTGTCCTAGCGGCTCCTTTAGAGTTGCTAAAAGATACAGCTCAAAATACGGTTTTAAATATTAAATTTGCTGCCGGTATGTGCTGCTTAGGCACTGAACCCTTGGCTTATACTTCGTCACTTCGGCCGGGAGGTAATTTGACCCTTGATGATTTAGATAACTCACACTTTGCCAGACTGGCAGTTGAAAGTGAATTCCCAGGAGAAAATATATTTATAACCGCTACAGTGGCTAATCTGCCATGCCATCTTGTACCTAATGGCGGAAAACGTATTTTTGATAGTGAAGATATTTTCAAAATTGTTAATATATTTCACTTGCTGGGTAAAAAAATAGGAGCACATATCGAAGGTGCTGAGAATATCCAGTTGTTTATAGATGCAGGCGGTGATGTGGTTCACCACGGTCATGGTGCCAATAACGGGCAATTTGATGAAATGGCACGAAAGAATATTTTCCTTGTTGCTACGCCGCATGGCGGGACAAGTAGTTCTCCAAATACACCGGAGGATATCTACAATGCCTTAAACGCCGGGGTAACAACAGCTATAGCCACAGACTCATATTTGCCGGTACATGCCAAAGCTGTTGGCTTAGATGATATAAAAATGGTCGGGCCTAAAGACTTTTTAAACATTTGCAAACCTACTTTTGAATATTTAAATAAGCACGGTGTTGCAAAGGCTGACTGCCTAAAAATGATAACTATGAATGCTGCTCAAATTATGGGTTTGGAAGCGGAAATAGGTTCAATTACGAAACTCAAAAGAGCTGATATCATCCTTTGTAAAGGATTGCCAGTTTTTGACTTCACAGACACGGAATCTATCACCACAGTTATTAAGGATGGTTTAATAGAGTTTAATAGATGTTGA
- a CDS encoding Na-translocating system protein MpsC family protein, protein MKNIGDFKQELIKINNQVNEEMYGRGLDWQKIDIIGDKIIILALNRRISVLRHIDEKDAFTARLMDLALLNEFKIRIKTYFEDKFQLKVRTILKDYDPVNQLAGMIIITVEPVEEFFEKIFSKTT, encoded by the coding sequence TTGAAGAATATTGGCGATTTTAAACAGGAACTTATTAAAATAAATAATCAAGTAAATGAGGAAATGTATGGCCGAGGTTTAGATTGGCAGAAAATAGATATAATTGGAGATAAAATTATTATCTTAGCTCTAAATCGAAGAATTTCAGTGCTAAGGCATATAGATGAAAAAGACGCATTTACCGCAAGATTGATGGATTTGGCATTATTAAATGAATTTAAAATCAGAATTAAAACATATTTTGAAGATAAATTTCAATTAAAGGTACGCACAATCTTAAAAGATTACGACCCTGTAAATCAATTAGCCGGTATGATAATAATTACCGTTGAGCCCGTAGAAGAATTTTTTGAAAAAATTTTTTCAAAAACCACTTGA
- a CDS encoding Nif3-like dinuclear metal center hexameric protein, which translates to MKVKELIKVLDNITGGRVVKDLNDVFTGKNPFVVMKSSNIPGKAVMETPGLVYGNPEAEIKKVAVTMTLTEGNIELAGATGVDVIVAHHPIADAANSGGVTLSCYLDLYNISVFELHEAFHGLHPGISYIHGHKPFYTDIRYAGIPGNIMYVGKALDEIKTLGDILNRLNKMMDMDKEHQVMGTERIHFNCSEIKDSATAVQGEILLGTKDTPVNTILHIFPHTGFTAEHLEKAKSEHPEIDTVLATISRVKMDSDLVNKAKELGLNFICGNSHALEIFENGLPLAYALRHYLPEDVEIVIFRERICSTPLKDFGSATIKDYAKFITENYLIHDKK; encoded by the coding sequence ATGAAAGTAAAGGAGCTAATCAAAGTACTGGACAATATAACAGGAGGGAGGGTAGTCAAGGATTTAAACGACGTATTTACAGGTAAGAACCCGTTCGTTGTTATGAAATCGTCGAATATCCCCGGAAAGGCAGTAATGGAAACTCCGGGTCTTGTTTATGGGAACCCTGAAGCAGAAATTAAAAAAGTTGCCGTAACGATGACACTCACCGAAGGAAATATTGAGCTTGCCGGTGCAACAGGAGTAGATGTCATTGTAGCTCATCACCCAATTGCTGATGCGGCAAATTCAGGCGGAGTAACTCTAAGCTGCTATTTAGACCTTTACAATATTTCAGTGTTTGAACTTCATGAAGCTTTTCACGGTTTACATCCCGGCATATCTTATATTCATGGTCATAAGCCTTTTTATACTGATATAAGATATGCGGGTATACCCGGAAATATTATGTATGTCGGTAAAGCATTGGATGAAATAAAAACCTTGGGCGATATACTAAATCGCCTAAATAAAATGATGGACATGGATAAAGAACATCAAGTAATGGGGACAGAGCGAATCCACTTTAACTGCAGTGAAATTAAGGACTCCGCTACTGCTGTTCAGGGAGAAATATTGTTGGGCACAAAAGACACTCCGGTAAATACAATTTTGCATATTTTCCCACACACCGGATTTACTGCCGAACATCTGGAAAAAGCAAAGAGTGAACATCCTGAAATCGATACTGTCTTAGCTACAATAAGCCGTGTCAAAATGGACAGTGACTTAGTCAATAAAGCTAAAGAACTAGGCTTGAACTTTATTTGCGGTAATTCCCATGCTTTGGAAATCTTTGAAAATGGACTACCTCTTGCATATGCTTTAAGACATTATCTGCCGGAAGATGTTGAGATTGTGATTTTCCGGGAGAGGATATGTTCCACTCCGCTTAAAGATTTTGGCTCTGCGACGATTAAAGATTATGCCAAGTTTATTACTGAAAACTACCTTATACACGACAAAAAATAA
- a CDS encoding glycosyltransferase family 4 protein: MNIAILSTYFPRECGIASFAKDLRNNLMLCGEQVSILAISDKNGYYNYPPEVVFDLEEDNRDQYVIAAEFVNTAKIDLVFVEHEYGIFGGNNGAFVLDFIENLEKPFILNTHTVLPSPDFHKRRILSTLGQKSMAVICMTHRSSELLNKVYNIPLNKLYMVHHGVPIFEEKPRDETKRIYGVEDRPLVVTFGFLGPGKGIELGIKAISFLKEKYPDIIYLVAGETHPNLRKKMGEAYRDSLVELIQALEVDNNIRFINKYLSIKELGEVLYMADVYLTPYPHRNQAVSGTLSYAVGCGRAIVSTPYDYALEVLADGRGLIANDANPEELASLIDKILSDHQLKENLEEKAGKLGKTMTWPQVGKRYVSIIENIMQTEVERKVF, from the coding sequence ATGAATATTGCTATATTATCCACCTACTTTCCGAGAGAGTGCGGAATAGCCTCTTTTGCAAAGGACCTTAGAAACAATCTCATGCTATGTGGTGAGCAAGTGTCAATTCTTGCCATTAGTGACAAAAATGGTTATTATAATTATCCGCCGGAAGTAGTTTTTGACTTAGAAGAGGATAATAGGGATCAGTATGTGATTGCAGCCGAATTTGTCAATACTGCAAAGATAGACTTGGTCTTTGTAGAACATGAATATGGAATTTTTGGCGGCAATAACGGTGCTTTTGTATTGGATTTTATCGAAAACCTGGAAAAACCATTTATCCTAAATACTCATACAGTTCTGCCGTCACCGGACTTTCATAAGCGAAGAATACTATCAACATTGGGACAAAAATCAATGGCCGTTATATGCATGACCCACCGTTCTTCAGAACTGCTAAACAAAGTATATAATATACCTCTTAATAAACTTTATATGGTCCATCATGGAGTACCGATATTTGAAGAAAAACCAAGAGATGAAACTAAAAGAATATATGGGGTCGAGGATCGTCCTTTAGTAGTTACTTTCGGTTTTTTAGGTCCCGGTAAAGGTATTGAATTGGGAATTAAAGCTATTTCTTTCTTAAAAGAAAAATATCCCGATATTATTTATTTGGTAGCGGGAGAAACACATCCAAATCTAAGAAAAAAGATGGGAGAAGCTTATAGAGATTCTCTTGTTGAGTTAATACAAGCCTTGGAAGTTGATAATAACATAAGATTTATCAATAAATACCTCAGCATTAAAGAACTGGGAGAAGTACTCTATATGGCTGATGTTTATCTCACCCCTTATCCGCATCGTAATCAGGCTGTAAGCGGAACCCTTTCCTATGCTGTAGGCTGTGGTAGGGCTATAGTTTCCACTCCATATGATTATGCTCTGGAAGTTCTTGCGGACGGTAGAGGCCTTATAGCTAATGATGCCAATCCGGAAGAATTGGCATCATTGATAGATAAAATCTTATCCGACCATCAATTAAAAGAAAATCTGGAAGAAAAGGCTGGTAAATTGGGTAAAACCATGACATGGCCTCAAGTAGGCAAAAGATATGTAAGTATAATAGAAAATATCATGCAGACAGAGGTTGAAAGGAAGGTGTTTTAA
- a CDS encoding WecB/TagA/CpsF family glycosyltransferase, whose translation MNVKDRERINVLDVLLDCVDYEDACQRVAAFLNSYSNKVIVTPNAEIIMAAQKDHELKAVLNAADICLPDGIGVVIASKILGKPLVERTTGFDFMMKVLGMADKESLRLFLLGGKPGIAEKAGEKITSMFPNIQIVGSYHGYFNEDDTQKVVSIINNSKPDILLVAMGCPKQEMFMLHNKDKLKFKVAMGVGGSFDVLSGNVNRAPIFMQKVGLEWLYRLLTQPTRFKRMSALPLFLLKVTACRLTKNKEVSV comes from the coding sequence ATGAATGTAAAAGATAGAGAGCGTATAAATGTGCTCGATGTTTTACTTGATTGTGTCGATTACGAAGATGCTTGTCAGAGAGTAGCAGCATTTTTAAACTCTTATAGTAATAAAGTAATTGTTACCCCAAATGCAGAAATTATCATGGCCGCCCAAAAAGACCATGAATTAAAAGCTGTGCTTAATGCAGCTGATATTTGCCTTCCTGATGGCATAGGTGTTGTAATAGCTTCAAAAATTTTAGGTAAGCCTCTTGTCGAAAGGACTACAGGCTTTGACTTTATGATGAAAGTATTGGGTATGGCAGATAAGGAATCGCTGAGGTTATTTTTGCTTGGCGGCAAACCCGGAATAGCAGAAAAAGCTGGAGAAAAAATAACATCAATGTTTCCAAATATACAAATTGTTGGGTCATACCACGGATATTTCAATGAGGATGATACTCAAAAAGTAGTTAGTATAATTAATAATTCAAAACCTGATATTTTATTGGTGGCTATGGGATGCCCCAAGCAGGAAATGTTCATGCTGCACAACAAAGATAAGCTGAAGTTTAAAGTAGCTATGGGTGTTGGTGGCAGTTTTGATGTACTGTCCGGTAATGTGAACAGGGCCCCGATATTTATGCAAAAGGTCGGTTTGGAGTGGCTGTACAGGCTTTTAACTCAACCGACAAGATTTAAGAGAATGAGTGCATTACCGTTATTTTTGTTAAAAGTTACGGCATGCAGGCTGACAAAAAATAAAGAAGTGAGTGTATGA
- a CDS encoding glycosyltransferase family 4 protein, with protein MIKILHVLSDTNIGGAGRYLFNLLSSQDSNRFEAVVACPGGGELERQLKAKDIKVYTLEGGESSANLSQIKSLRQIISWEKVDIVHTHASFAGRIAGKISGCKVVMTRHGLGGSGGGFLKRTTTRLVSRIFTDRIIAISRAVKISLIESGVPADMITIIYNGIDLSQFDRIEGSLRKELGIAPNTPIIGMVARLVPEKGYEYAINAFYHVLKVYPSAQLVIVGDGPLEKSLKNLCTQLGIDDHVVFMGYRQNVESIIADFDVFVLSSVSEGLGLALLEAMALGKPAVATATGGIPEVIKHNVNGFLVPSGSDNYLAESIIKAISDKELAKALGTEARKTVNEKFSSKTMIEKTNKVYMEILQRV; from the coding sequence ATGATAAAGATCCTTCATGTACTTTCCGATACTAATATAGGAGGCGCCGGCAGATACCTTTTTAATCTTTTGTCAAGTCAAGATAGTAATCGCTTTGAGGCAGTTGTTGCTTGCCCGGGTGGTGGTGAACTCGAAAGGCAGTTAAAGGCGAAAGATATAAAGGTATATACTTTAGAAGGCGGAGAAAGTTCTGCGAACTTGAGTCAGATAAAAAGCCTCAGGCAAATTATTTCCTGGGAAAAGGTAGATATTGTGCATACACATGCAAGCTTTGCCGGCCGCATAGCCGGAAAAATTTCAGGATGTAAAGTAGTGATGACTCGTCACGGCTTGGGCGGCAGTGGAGGCGGTTTTCTTAAAAGGACAACCACCAGACTGGTTTCGCGAATATTTACCGATCGCATTATTGCTATATCCCGTGCTGTGAAAATCAGTCTTATAGAGAGCGGAGTCCCCGCTGATATGATAACGATTATATATAATGGGATTGATTTATCACAATTTGATAGAATTGAAGGGAGCCTGCGTAAAGAGCTGGGCATTGCTCCTAATACGCCTATAATCGGTATGGTTGCTCGATTGGTACCTGAAAAGGGTTATGAATATGCAATCAATGCCTTTTATCATGTATTAAAGGTATATCCGTCAGCCCAACTTGTCATTGTGGGCGACGGACCGCTGGAAAAATCCTTGAAAAACCTGTGCACCCAATTAGGCATAGATGATCATGTGGTTTTTATGGGTTATAGGCAGAATGTCGAAAGCATAATAGCTGATTTTGATGTTTTCGTGCTTTCTTCCGTAAGCGAAGGATTAGGTTTAGCCTTACTTGAAGCCATGGCCCTGGGGAAACCTGCGGTAGCTACGGCGACAGGAGGAATACCTGAAGTTATAAAGCATAATGTAAATGGTTTTTTGGTACCTTCAGGAAGTGATAATTATTTAGCTGAGAGTATAATCAAGGCTATATCCGATAAGGAGTTAGCAAAAGCGCTCGGCACAGAGGCCCGAAAGACGGTTAATGAAAAATTTTCTTCAAAAACTATGATTGAAAAAACTAATAAGGTTTACATGGAGATTCTCCAAAGAGTCTAA
- a CDS encoding YitT family protein, with translation MKYKELFLEYLQIVLGSFIGALSLTMFLIPNKVAAGGVSGLATVLYYLFKLPVGWMMLLFNIPLFLSGIIFLGKSVGIKTLVGSLLFSVFTELTVNFPVVTRDLMLSAVYGGIILGIGLGIVFRVRGSTGGTDLAAMILNHFVPSISVGQGILIIDFFVIILSGVAFNWELAMYAWIALFVSSKVIDLIQEGFNYAKAVYIISNETEEISQKILTEMERGLTFIKAEGGFTRQDKNVLLCVITRLEVSRLKNIVHQTDPRAFVIIHDVHEVLGEGFSYKND, from the coding sequence ATGAAATATAAGGAACTGTTTTTGGAATACTTACAAATAGTTTTAGGGTCTTTTATTGGTGCTTTAAGCCTTACAATGTTTCTTATTCCGAACAAAGTAGCCGCAGGCGGAGTCAGCGGTCTTGCGACAGTCTTATATTATCTCTTTAAGCTGCCGGTAGGCTGGATGATGCTGCTGTTTAATATCCCACTTTTCTTATCAGGGATAATTTTCCTGGGCAAAAGTGTTGGTATAAAAACCCTGGTAGGCAGTCTCCTGTTTTCTGTTTTTACAGAGCTAACTGTTAATTTTCCTGTAGTAACCAGAGATTTAATGCTTTCTGCCGTATATGGAGGCATAATCTTGGGAATAGGCTTGGGCATTGTTTTTAGGGTAAGGGGCTCAACCGGCGGAACTGATTTGGCAGCTATGATTTTAAATCACTTTGTGCCGTCAATAAGTGTGGGACAGGGCATACTAATAATAGATTTTTTTGTTATAATCTTAAGCGGAGTAGCCTTCAATTGGGAACTTGCTATGTATGCATGGATTGCTTTGTTTGTGAGCAGTAAGGTGATTGATTTAATTCAAGAAGGTTTTAACTATGCAAAAGCCGTATACATAATATCAAACGAAACAGAAGAAATATCACAAAAAATACTTACAGAGATGGAGCGAGGTCTCACTTTTATTAAAGCAGAAGGCGGATTTACCAGACAGGACAAAAATGTGTTACTTTGCGTGATAACCCGCTTAGAAGTATCTAGGCTGAAAAATATAGTTCATCAAACAGATCCCCGGGCTTTTGTAATTATCCATGATGTGCATGAAGTTTTAGGTGAAGGTTTTAGCTACAAAAATGACTAA
- the csaB gene encoding polysaccharide pyruvyl transferase CsaB has translation MKKGEISMRRVLVSGYYGFGNAGDEAILMAIVNSLKKLKSDIEITALSADPLKTREYYGINAVQRTSPFAIIREISRADLVISGGGGLLQDVTSNRSIPYYLFILYLAKKLNKKVMFYANGVGPVFREINKSMIKLVGNMVDLITVRDEQSRKELENLGVSKPPIIVTADPAFVLEPIDDKAGYELLGKLDISFNEQHPKIGVSVRPWNLNKSRDIIAKACDYLVKSHDADIIFLPMQYPKDYNESLEIIKLMKENATVVPESIGPREILWLCGKMDLIFGMRLHALIFGAMMQVPLVGLVYDPKVEHFLSRIDQPSAGKPGDLDLVALCNLLEEALVNMPQSQKQLQEKKEELTVLANKNAKLAINLLEEDK, from the coding sequence ATGAAAAAAGGAGAAATATCGATGCGAAGAGTATTGGTTTCTGGTTATTACGGTTTTGGTAATGCCGGAGATGAAGCTATACTCATGGCTATTGTAAACTCACTAAAAAAACTGAAAAGCGATATTGAAATCACGGCTCTTTCCGCAGACCCTTTAAAGACCAGGGAATATTATGGCATAAATGCAGTACAAAGAACCAGTCCATTTGCCATAATAAGAGAAATATCCAGGGCTGATTTGGTGATTAGCGGAGGAGGAGGCCTTCTTCAAGATGTTACCAGTAATCGGTCGATTCCCTACTACCTTTTTATTTTGTATTTAGCTAAAAAGCTTAATAAAAAGGTCATGTTTTATGCCAATGGAGTAGGCCCGGTCTTTAGGGAAATAAATAAGAGCATGATTAAACTTGTGGGAAACATGGTGGATCTCATAACAGTAAGAGATGAACAATCCCGGAAAGAGCTGGAAAATCTCGGCGTCTCCAAGCCCCCTATTATAGTTACAGCAGATCCAGCATTTGTACTAGAGCCTATTGATGATAAAGCAGGATATGAACTGCTCGGAAAGCTGGATATCAGTTTTAATGAACAGCACCCTAAAATCGGTGTATCTGTAAGACCATGGAATCTAAATAAAAGTCGCGATATAATAGCTAAAGCCTGTGATTACTTAGTAAAAAGTCATGACGCAGATATCATATTTTTACCGATGCAATATCCCAAGGACTATAATGAGTCTTTGGAGATAATTAAACTGATGAAGGAAAATGCCACAGTTGTTCCTGAATCTATTGGTCCTCGCGAAATACTGTGGCTGTGCGGGAAAATGGATCTCATATTTGGCATGCGGCTTCACGCCTTAATTTTCGGGGCGATGATGCAAGTGCCGTTGGTAGGGTTGGTATATGATCCGAAAGTGGAGCATTTTCTAAGCAGGATAGACCAACCATCGGCAGGGAAGCCAGGGGATTTAGATTTAGTTGCACTCTGCAATTTATTAGAGGAAGCTTTGGTTAATATGCCGCAAAGTCAAAAACAACTCCAGGAGAAGAAAGAAGAGCTGACAGTTTTGGCCAATAAAAATGCGAAGTTGGCGATAAATCTGCTGGAGGAAGATAAATGA